The following coding sequences lie in one Nycticebus coucang isolate mNycCou1 chromosome 20, mNycCou1.pri, whole genome shotgun sequence genomic window:
- the LOC128572268 gene encoding aldo-keto reductase family 1 member C15-like isoform X1, which yields MAGLSLRQSVELNDGHSMPVLGFGTYASDDTPKSKAGEATKVAIEVGFRHIDSAYLYQNEEEVGAAIREKIADGSVKREDIFYTTKVWSTFFRPELVRPALERSLQKLGLAHVDLFLMHVPFAFKPGEELLPKDADGKVMLETVDIRDTWEALEQCKDLGLTKSIGVSNFNHKQLQMILDKPGLKYKPTCNQVECHLYLNQSKLLQFCQSKDIVLVAYSVLGSHRDPKWVDSDSPHLLEEPVLKAIAKKHHRSPGQVALRYHLQRGMVVLAKSFNEQRIKENFQVFDFELTPEDMKALDSLNRNFHYSTFQFAVNHPYYPFSEEY from the exons ATGGCGGGGCTGAGCCTCCGTCAGTCCGTGGAGCTGAACGACGGACACTCCATGCCGGTGCTGGGATTCGGCACTTACGCTTCTGACGAC ACTCCGAAGAGCAAGGCTGGAGAGGCCACCAAAGTGGCAATTGAGGTTGGTTTCCGTCACATCGACTCAGCGTACTTGTATCAAAATGAGGAGGAGGTTGGAGCCGCCATTCGAGAGAAGATTGCTGATGGTTCCGTGAAGAGAGAGGACATATTCTACACCACCAAG GTTTGGAGCACGTTCTTTCGACCAGAATTGGTGCGACCAGCCCTGGAAAGGTCTCTGCAGAAACTTGGACTGGCCCACGTGGATCTCTTCCTCATGCACGTGCCGTTTGCTTTCAAG CCGGGGGAGGAGTTGCTGCCAAAGGATGCCGACGGGAAGGTGATGCTGGAGACGGTGGACATTCGGGACACATGGGAG GCCCTGGAGCAGTGTAAAGACTTGGGTTTAACCAAGTCCATTGGGGTGTCCAATTTCAACCACAAGCAGCTGCAAATGATCCTGGACAAGCCGGGGCTCAAGTACAAGCCCACCTGCAACCAG GTGGAATGTCACCTCTACCTCAACCAGAGCAAACTCCTGCAGTTCTGCCAGTCCAAGGACATCGTCCTGGTCGCCTACAGTGTCCTGGGGTCCCACAGAGACCCAAAGTG GGTGGACAGTGACAGCCCACATCTCTTGGAGGAGCCGGTCTTGAAGGCCATTGCCAAGAAGCACCATCGGAGCCCAGGCCAGGTAGCCCTGCGCTACCACCTGCAGCGGGGTATGGTGGTCCTGGCCAAGAGCTTCAATGAGCAGAGAATCAAAGAGAACTTCCAG gTTTTTGACTTTGAGCTGACTCCTGAGGACATGAAGGCCCTGGACAGCCTCAACAGAAATTTCCACTATAGTACATTCCAATT
- the LOC128572268 gene encoding aldo-keto reductase family 1 member C15-like isoform X2 produces the protein MAGLSLRQSVELNDGHSMPVLGFGTYASDDTPKSKAGEATKVAIEVGFRHIDSAYLYQNEEEVGAAIREKIADGSVKREDIFYTTKPGEELLPKDADGKVMLETVDIRDTWEALEQCKDLGLTKSIGVSNFNHKQLQMILDKPGLKYKPTCNQVECHLYLNQSKLLQFCQSKDIVLVAYSVLGSHRDPKWVDSDSPHLLEEPVLKAIAKKHHRSPGQVALRYHLQRGMVVLAKSFNEQRIKENFQVFDFELTPEDMKALDSLNRNFHYSTFQFAVNHPYYPFSEEY, from the exons ATGGCGGGGCTGAGCCTCCGTCAGTCCGTGGAGCTGAACGACGGACACTCCATGCCGGTGCTGGGATTCGGCACTTACGCTTCTGACGAC ACTCCGAAGAGCAAGGCTGGAGAGGCCACCAAAGTGGCAATTGAGGTTGGTTTCCGTCACATCGACTCAGCGTACTTGTATCAAAATGAGGAGGAGGTTGGAGCCGCCATTCGAGAGAAGATTGCTGATGGTTCCGTGAAGAGAGAGGACATATTCTACACCACCAAG CCGGGGGAGGAGTTGCTGCCAAAGGATGCCGACGGGAAGGTGATGCTGGAGACGGTGGACATTCGGGACACATGGGAG GCCCTGGAGCAGTGTAAAGACTTGGGTTTAACCAAGTCCATTGGGGTGTCCAATTTCAACCACAAGCAGCTGCAAATGATCCTGGACAAGCCGGGGCTCAAGTACAAGCCCACCTGCAACCAG GTGGAATGTCACCTCTACCTCAACCAGAGCAAACTCCTGCAGTTCTGCCAGTCCAAGGACATCGTCCTGGTCGCCTACAGTGTCCTGGGGTCCCACAGAGACCCAAAGTG GGTGGACAGTGACAGCCCACATCTCTTGGAGGAGCCGGTCTTGAAGGCCATTGCCAAGAAGCACCATCGGAGCCCAGGCCAGGTAGCCCTGCGCTACCACCTGCAGCGGGGTATGGTGGTCCTGGCCAAGAGCTTCAATGAGCAGAGAATCAAAGAGAACTTCCAG gTTTTTGACTTTGAGCTGACTCCTGAGGACATGAAGGCCCTGGACAGCCTCAACAGAAATTTCCACTATAGTACATTCCAATT